GCTGAGCGTATGGCACAGCGACCAGAGTGCGACTGCACCCATGAGCAAGCTGAACGGTCCGGCCTCGATCGTGCGCCGCCGCCAGCCGTAGATCGCCAGCGCGGCCGAGATCACCATAGAGCTGAGGTACAGAATGATCGACGGTAGTGCGCTCATGGGCCGGCCTGCTGAAGGCAAACGTGTGAAGAAGAATACCGGATCTCATTATACCTGGCCCAGCAAGCCGGCCCGGCTGTGAATACGAACGTATATCAGAGCAGGTCAGCTGTACTTGCGGCGGGTGCTGCGCTTAGGCGCCGCCTGGCCGGCCCCGCCAAACAGCGTGCCGAGCAAGTCGCCAATGCCGCTGGGGATACCCGGTAGCGGCAGCGGTGTACCGTCGGTGGGCAGCGGCTCGGGCGCTGGCGCCGGCTGCTGCTGGGCCAGCCCACCCAGCCCGCCCGATCCACCGCCCTGGCTCAAGGCCTGGCGTAGCAGCGCGCCAAACAGCCCTTCGAGCAACGAGGCCGCGCCGGCCGCCCCAGGGTCGATCTGCCCGCTGGTGTCGCTGCCGCTGGCGCTGCCGTAGCCGCGTGGCGACTGGGCCGTGCCGAACGAGCCGCGCCGCAGGTTCAGCAGCGCCGTCAGGATCGACTGAATGTCGGACTGGCCGCTGCGCTTGGCCTGCAGGTAGGCCATGATCCCTGGCAGCAGCACATCGAGCAGCGAGCCGTCGCCCTGTTGCATGCCGCTGGCCTTGCGCGAGCCGCTCAGCAGGCCCTCGAGCAGCGGCATCAGATCATCGAGCGTGAAGTTGGTCTTGCCGGCGAGGCGTTGGGCGGCATCGGCCAGCCCCTGTGCGTAGATCGGCGCACTGGCGCCTTGCCCATTCTGCTGGAGTACCTGGGCGGCCTGGCCGAGCGCCTGGCCAATATCGGCATCCGCGCCGGCCTGGCCGAGTGCCGCCGCGAGCGTGTCGGTAATCAGCCGGAAGTTTCCCGCCAGGTTATCGCCGGCGTCGCCATCGCTGCGGTCGATGCTATTGATCTGCGTGCGATCATACTCGATATTCTGCGTCATTGCCTCGAAGAGCGCGACCAGACTATTCGCCGAGGTCATGGCTATGTTCCTTTCTCGTACGCTGCATTG
The sequence above is drawn from the Candidatus Kouleothrix ribensis genome and encodes:
- a CDS encoding DAK2 domain-containing protein: MTSANSLVALFEAMTQNIEYDRTQINSIDRSDGDAGDNLAGNFRLITDTLAAALGQAGADADIGQALGQAAQVLQQNGQGASAPIYAQGLADAAQRLAGKTNFTLDDLMPLLEGLLSGSRKASGMQQGDGSLLDVLLPGIMAYLQAKRSGQSDIQSILTALLNLRRGSFGTAQSPRGYGSASGSDTSGQIDPGAAGAASLLEGLFGALLRQALSQGGGSGGLGGLAQQQPAPAPEPLPTDGTPLPLPGIPSGIGDLLGTLFGGAGQAAPKRSTRRKYS